TAGTCAAAAATCGTGCGGGCCTGTGCGACATCATCCGGCCCGCCGTCTGTTCCGACCGAAGCGGAGATCAGGCCGTCGATCATGACGGTGAAGACGGCCGTTTCGGTGTCGCTGTCGTTGATGATGTAATAGCTGCTCGCGAATTCGACGAGTCCATCGGCGGTGCCGTCCCCGGCACTGAAACTGGACGATGCGTCGACCGAGAATTCGGTCGGGCGGTCGAAGGCATTGACCACGCTGGCGGAGCCGGTGGTGTTTTCGTCGTTTTGATCCCAGTTGTCATAGGCCGGGACGTAGACGCGCAACGCGTCATAGGCCGCGAAATCCGGCATGGTGATCGTGAATGAAACCGCAGACTGCCCCGTAGTGGCCGAAAAAACCGGCGTAGCGACCAGCGCCCCGAATGCGACGCTGCCGAGAAGTGTCCTCAACATAAGTTCCCCC
The genomic region above belongs to Rhodovulum sp. P5 and contains:
- a CDS encoding VPLPA-CTERM sorting domain-containing protein produces the protein MRTLLGSVAFGALVATPVFSATTGQSAVSFTITMPDFAAYDALRVYVPAYDNWDQNDENTTGSASVVNAFDRPTEFSVDASSSFSAGDGTADGLVEFASSYYIINDSDTETAVFTVMIDGLISASVGTDGGPDDVAQARTIFDYQFGTDLMAPDFEEYFQPFAWTVTDELDATQTITSVIDYTLAPHGIAYFTLYGNMFVGGEGRPVAQTPPVPLPAGGLLLLTGLAGFVVRRRG